The following proteins are encoded in a genomic region of Syntrophales bacterium:
- a CDS encoding enoyl-CoA hydratase-related protein, with the protein MNNVLYEKREGVAYVTLNRPEAMNAIDEATNVELEEVWRDFAGDDALDVAILTGSGRAFCVGADLKTFIPKWEGANMLDVRKNIPHGLGGGLTRGQHRLYKPIIAAINGYAIGAGLEIALACDIRIASEKAKFGVFEVRLGLHQGDGGLVRLVAVAGVGVALDLTLTGREVTAQEALGLRLVTRIVPPEKLMQAAEETARMIRGNSRNAVRSAKETILELIGRPLDDALRLETLYGYSSLGDFTDARGRLAQFAKK; encoded by the coding sequence ATGAACAATGTTCTCTATGAAAAACGCGAGGGCGTGGCCTATGTTACCCTCAACCGACCCGAGGCGATGAATGCCATCGACGAGGCCACCAACGTGGAACTAGAGGAAGTGTGGCGAGATTTTGCCGGTGACGATGCCCTGGATGTGGCCATACTCACCGGTAGCGGGCGGGCTTTTTGCGTTGGCGCCGATCTGAAGACCTTCATCCCCAAGTGGGAGGGGGCCAATATGCTGGATGTGCGCAAGAACATCCCCCATGGCCTCGGCGGCGGGTTGACCCGCGGGCAGCACCGTCTCTATAAGCCCATCATTGCCGCCATCAACGGCTATGCCATCGGTGCCGGATTGGAAATTGCACTGGCCTGCGATATACGCATCGCTTCCGAAAAGGCCAAATTTGGTGTCTTCGAAGTACGCCTTGGTCTGCACCAGGGCGATGGCGGCTTGGTCCGGTTGGTGGCGGTGGCCGGGGTAGGCGTGGCTCTCGATCTTACCCTGACAGGGAGGGAGGTCACGGCCCAGGAGGCGCTCGGCCTCAGACTGGTCACCCGAATCGTGCCGCCGGAAAAACTGATGCAGGCCGCCGAGGAGACGGCGCGCATGATACGGGGCAACAGCCGCAACGCCGTTCGGTCCGCCAAGGAGACCATCTTAGAACTGATCGGACGCCCTCTGGACGACGCGCTGAGGCTGGAGACGCTATACGGCTATTCAAGTCTAGGGGACTTCACCGATGCCCGCGGAAGGCTTGCCCAGTTTGCAAAGAAGTAG
- a CDS encoding nitroreductase, protein MNEEEGMPAPPAEASRDIVLRNIRERRSVRAFLDRPVMWGMINTVLDAARWAPSGANVQPWDVRVVTGSTKARITKVLLEAREKGVQEHPDYQYYPVEWFEPYKVRRMGLGVAMYSTQGVKRNRAELWNNNYSFFGAPVGLLFFIHKDLALGSWMDYGMFIQNVMLAARALGLETCPQASISDYPNEIREILGIDSERLLACAVSLGYPDWSAAINGFDRARMPVAEFAVFHD, encoded by the coding sequence ATGAACGAGGAGGAGGGGATGCCTGCGCCGCCAGCGGAAGCGAGCAGGGACATTGTTTTGCGTAATATCCGGGAGCGGCGCTCCGTGCGCGCCTTTTTGGATCGGCCGGTGATGTGGGGGATGATCAACACCGTGCTTGATGCAGCCCGCTGGGCGCCTTCTGGTGCCAATGTGCAGCCTTGGGATGTGAGGGTGGTGACCGGCTCCACCAAGGCCCGTATCACTAAGGTTCTGCTGGAAGCCCGGGAGAAGGGTGTCCAAGAACACCCGGATTACCAGTACTACCCCGTCGAATGGTTTGAACCTTACAAGGTCCGGCGTATGGGGCTCGGTGTAGCGATGTATAGCACCCAAGGAGTGAAGCGTAACCGCGCCGAATTATGGAACAACAACTATAGTTTCTTTGGTGCGCCGGTCGGGCTGCTGTTCTTCATTCACAAAGACCTTGCCTTGGGCTCCTGGATGGACTATGGAATGTTTATACAGAACGTGATGCTGGCGGCACGGGCACTGGGATTGGAGACCTGTCCCCAGGCCTCCATAAGCGACTACCCGAACGAGATACGGGAAATTTTGGGGATTGACTCCGAACGACTGCTGGCCTGTGCGGTAAGCTTGGGCTATCCGGACTGGTCAGCAGCCATCAACGGTTTCGACCGTGCCCGTATGCCAGTGGCTGAATTTGCGGTTTTTCACGACTGA
- a CDS encoding MBL fold metallo-hydrolase: MWSVVEIAPGAWFIQRDWLSCNHFISKSPQMTLIDTGYKGDLQETIAVLRSFGVGPADVDLIVNTHCHCDHAGGNSYFIEQSGCEVWMHEEEKRRINTRDDIGTWWRFHDTWADFFKVDKGLREGDEIRFGPLVLQAIYGPGHSRGQMLLYSKELKALFSADALWHGDMGVINPIVEGEDALDRAVETLERIDRLNVEVIYPGHGPIIRKPKPVINRVLRKLARYREDESLMHMDHIKKMISYYVLTQGGVKEEGYYKYLERSVWFPQMVDRYFDGRYDSVYQAAIDSGLRSKMIIRDNGYFYGVRKV, from the coding sequence ATGTGGTCAGTCGTTGAGATAGCGCCGGGCGCTTGGTTCATCCAGCGGGATTGGCTGAGCTGCAATCATTTCATATCTAAGTCCCCGCAGATGACCTTGATCGATACCGGCTATAAAGGCGATTTGCAGGAGACCATTGCAGTGCTCCGATCTTTCGGTGTCGGGCCGGCGGACGTTGACTTGATTGTGAACACTCATTGCCACTGCGATCATGCTGGTGGCAACAGTTATTTTATCGAGCAGTCCGGTTGCGAAGTCTGGATGCACGAGGAAGAAAAGCGCCGCATCAATACGCGGGACGACATTGGCACATGGTGGCGCTTTCACGACACTTGGGCGGATTTTTTTAAGGTCGATAAGGGGCTACGCGAGGGCGATGAAATCCGCTTCGGCCCCCTCGTTCTACAGGCGATCTATGGCCCTGGACATTCCCGCGGCCAGATGCTTCTATATTCTAAGGAGTTGAAAGCTCTCTTCAGTGCGGATGCATTATGGCATGGGGATATGGGGGTCATTAATCCCATTGTCGAAGGAGAGGATGCCCTCGACCGGGCGGTCGAGACGCTGGAGCGCATCGACAGGTTGAACGTGGAGGTTATCTATCCAGGGCACGGTCCAATCATCCGCAAACCCAAGCCGGTTATTAATCGGGTCCTGCGAAAGCTGGCCCGCTATCGCGAAGATGAGTCCTTGATGCATATGGACCATATTAAAAAGATGATCTCCTATTACGTTCTGACCCAAGGAGGCGTGAAAGAGGAAGGTTACTACAAATACCTGGAACGCTCAGTGTGGTTTCCACAGATGGTGGACCGCTATTTCGATGGACGCTACGATTCTGTCTATCAGGCGGCCATCGACAGCGGTTTGCGCAGCAAGATGATCATTCGGGACAACGGATACTTTTACGGGGTGCGGAAAGTATGA
- a CDS encoding radical SAM protein yields MQPISLHLADRPRRSGWVEYTNKTGYIPRPEEVLFTTAPRDIYENEGYGGDIPCITEDGRLDWFAHHPLTYPEEYQPSIKSRSYDVAFLSANVPGPTYLELPMQAEIEAALASRQFQVLAITAYTWTIPWALKLAERARQEYGVREVWLGGYGVMTATPLIREVFDRLYWGYAETTFREAMDMSPIKPAEIEHPLLINESTYLAHKIKIGHLFWERGCTQNCIFCADPVFQPGGEPTFSVANVRKVLERYKEEGVVSVHLVNQDVRPFSKVGKQIIELLHEFGLPFTMMTSFQALTAKGLDGMKWLADRGLTMAQLGVESLNDVNLNLVQKTTNCAHIQETVRQMDDLRIRLSATYIIGFENDTPASIRRATQRLAELGPIYTYFSILLPMPGTPLYYNMLKRNLINDWDFRKWTGGYLVWKHPVIQPDEARDLVREVDLAVNTPQGNKRLLLEWARIDRMRERLRQREQQGMFTDMRARARVYYHPESLAQLPADSFRVKPGGNGSDGLVGV; encoded by the coding sequence ATGCAACCTATTAGTTTACATTTGGCCGACCGGCCCCGGCGTTCGGGATGGGTTGAGTACACCAACAAGACTGGCTACATTCCGCGGCCAGAGGAAGTGCTCTTTACCACTGCGCCGCGTGACATCTACGAGAACGAGGGCTATGGCGGCGACATCCCCTGCATCACCGAGGATGGCCGGCTGGACTGGTTTGCACATCATCCGCTCACCTATCCGGAGGAATACCAGCCTTCGATAAAGTCCCGTTCCTACGATGTGGCCTTCCTGTCGGCTAATGTGCCGGGGCCAACTTATCTGGAACTGCCGATGCAGGCGGAAATCGAGGCGGCCCTCGCCAGCAGGCAGTTCCAGGTGTTGGCGATCACCGCCTACACCTGGACGATCCCTTGGGCGCTGAAACTGGCGGAGAGAGCGCGCCAAGAGTATGGCGTACGGGAGGTATGGCTAGGCGGCTACGGCGTTATGACGGCCACGCCGCTCATCCGGGAGGTTTTCGACCGCCTCTACTGGGGCTATGCGGAGACGACCTTCCGGGAAGCCATGGATATGTCGCCCATCAAACCGGCGGAAATCGAACACCCTCTGTTGATTAACGAGTCCACTTATCTCGCCCACAAAATCAAAATTGGCCATCTTTTCTGGGAACGGGGCTGTACACAGAACTGCATTTTCTGTGCCGATCCGGTTTTCCAGCCAGGGGGCGAACCGACTTTTTCCGTGGCCAATGTCCGCAAAGTGCTGGAACGCTATAAGGAGGAGGGCGTGGTGTCGGTGCACCTGGTAAACCAAGACGTTCGACCCTTCTCGAAGGTGGGCAAGCAGATCATCGAACTGTTGCACGAATTCGGCCTGCCTTTCACCATGATGACCAGTTTTCAGGCGCTGACAGCCAAGGGGCTGGACGGTATGAAATGGCTTGCCGACCGGGGGCTGACCATGGCGCAACTGGGCGTGGAATCTCTGAACGACGTCAACCTTAATCTGGTACAGAAGACGACCAACTGTGCCCACATTCAGGAAACGGTGCGCCAGATGGACGACCTGCGCATCCGGTTGTCCGCCACCTATATCATCGGTTTCGAGAACGATACGCCGGCGAGCATCCGGCGAGCAACGCAACGGTTGGCGGAGTTGGGACCGATCTACACATATTTCAGCATCCTCCTGCCCATGCCCGGCACCCCTCTGTACTACAACATGCTGAAACGAAATCTTATTAACGACTGGGATTTCCGTAAATGGACCGGCGGCTATCTGGTCTGGAAACATCCGGTGATTCAACCGGACGAGGCCCGGGATCTGGTACGGGAAGTTGACTTGGCCGTCAATACCCCCCAGGGCAACAAGCGCCTGCTGCTGGAATGGGCGCGCATTGACCGCATGCGGGAAAGACTTCGACAGCGGGAACAGCAGGGAATGTTTACCGACATGCGCGCCCGCGCCCGGGTGTACTACCACCCGGAGAGCCTTGCACAGCTGCCAGCCGATAGCTTCAGGGTTAAGCCGGGGGGCAACGGTTCCGACGGGCTTGTTGGCGTGTAG
- the had gene encoding 6-hydroxycyclohex-1-ene-1-carbonyl-CoA dehydrogenase, with the protein MAVTASFHAWRMVPQQKPARPFRFERVDEPLPEIGPEDALVEVAACGICGTDIGYFFGNVAPVVTPPLTLGHEISGRVVRGGLQGRQVVVPTIIPCRNCELCRAGRANRCVRQRMLGGNYGIQGGFASHVVVPARELAPVPEDSPISLECLAVVADAVSTPYQAALRAGVAPGDKVIVIGATGGLGVYLSQWATHMGAEIVVGIARDQARLEALVPYGVDVPIAIGDRNVDDIRHDIWGACKKRGINPRYSWKIFEVSGTLTGQELGLSLLTFACKLVLVGYAPGELRYAMSKVMAYDAEIVGSWGCDPALYPRVIEHVVAGDIQIRPFIETRSMQTIAASFDDVRQRRTGLKRIVLTADWQAGAVVGGGNQNGEWKERGGLVS; encoded by the coding sequence ATGGCCGTGACCGCAAGCTTCCACGCTTGGCGTATGGTTCCGCAGCAGAAACCGGCCCGTCCCTTCCGTTTTGAGAGGGTTGACGAACCGCTGCCGGAAATTGGCCCCGAGGACGCCCTAGTCGAAGTTGCCGCATGCGGCATCTGCGGGACCGATATAGGCTACTTTTTCGGTAACGTGGCGCCGGTGGTTACGCCGCCGTTGACACTGGGCCACGAAATTAGCGGCCGCGTTGTGCGCGGCGGTCTGCAAGGTCGGCAAGTGGTCGTGCCGACCATCATTCCTTGCCGTAACTGCGAACTTTGCCGCGCCGGCCGCGCGAATCGCTGTGTGCGCCAGCGCATGCTGGGAGGAAATTACGGTATCCAAGGCGGGTTTGCGAGCCATGTCGTTGTTCCCGCTCGAGAACTCGCGCCGGTGCCGGAGGATAGCCCTATCTCCCTGGAGTGCCTCGCCGTGGTGGCGGATGCAGTGTCGACGCCCTATCAGGCGGCGCTTCGGGCAGGCGTCGCACCGGGCGACAAAGTCATTGTAATCGGTGCCACCGGTGGGCTTGGAGTTTATCTGTCCCAATGGGCGACGCACATGGGGGCCGAGATAGTGGTCGGCATCGCGCGCGACCAGGCCAGGTTGGAAGCCCTCGTCCCCTATGGCGTAGATGTACCCATCGCTATCGGTGACCGGAACGTCGACGACATCCGGCACGACATCTGGGGCGCCTGTAAAAAACGCGGCATCAATCCCCGCTATTCCTGGAAAATTTTCGAGGTCAGCGGAACCTTGACCGGCCAAGAACTGGGCCTGAGCCTACTTACTTTCGCCTGCAAGCTGGTGCTGGTCGGCTACGCTCCCGGCGAGTTACGCTACGCTATGTCAAAGGTCATGGCCTATGACGCCGAGATCGTCGGCAGCTGGGGTTGCGATCCAGCACTGTATCCGCGCGTGATCGAGCATGTGGTGGCAGGAGACATACAGATTCGGCCCTTTATCGAAACCCGGTCCATGCAGACCATCGCTGCCAGTTTCGACGATGTAAGGCAACGGAGGACAGGCTTGAAGCGCATCGTGCTGACGGCGGATTGGCAGGCTGGTGCGGTGGTGGGCGGCGGAAATCAAAACGGAGAATGGAAGGAGAGGGGCGGTTTGGTTTCGTAA
- a CDS encoding enoyl-CoA hydratase/isomerase family protein, with amino-acid sequence MGLLSLAEGEEDRLILTEARVMGLLAKVEALAHDESLGLVLVTGGAKTFCLGADLPVLRASEPADMERYLRAGQALINALIMLPVPTVAAVGGLALGGGFEVALACDLRWAHRRAVFALPEVREGIIPAWGAIFTLVRELPCAYAWELLLGIRTGTRIAHQMGLVGRVFDGPDFSGQVWAAAQELALLGGTVTRALKSVWGCVDKETARDRQRAVCMALLTGDKSWRNKSWP; translated from the coding sequence GTGGGTTTGCTTTCCCTCGCGGAGGGGGAAGAAGACCGGCTGATATTGACCGAAGCCCGGGTGATGGGGCTGTTGGCCAAAGTGGAGGCGCTGGCGCACGACGAATCGTTGGGGCTGGTCTTGGTGACCGGCGGTGCCAAGACGTTTTGCCTGGGGGCGGATCTGCCCGTCTTGCGTGCCAGCGAACCGGCTGATATGGAACGCTACCTGCGCGCAGGACAGGCGCTAATCAATGCTCTGATCATGTTGCCTGTTCCTACTGTCGCCGCTGTGGGCGGCTTGGCGCTGGGAGGAGGATTCGAAGTAGCTCTGGCCTGCGACCTGCGCTGGGCTCACCGGCGTGCGGTGTTTGCTCTGCCGGAGGTCCGAGAGGGAATCATTCCTGCTTGGGGGGCGATTTTTACGCTCGTCCGGGAATTGCCTTGCGCCTACGCTTGGGAACTGCTGCTTGGGATTAGGACAGGGACACGGATAGCCCATCAGATGGGTTTAGTAGGCCGTGTCTTCGACGGTCCGGATTTCTCCGGCCAAGTATGGGCAGCGGCTCAGGAGCTTGCCCTCTTGGGAGGAACGGTCACGCGAGCCCTCAAATCCGTATGGGGCTGCGTTGACAAGGAGACAGCGCGCGACCGTCAGCGGGCCGTCTGTATGGCCCTGCTGACGGGGGACAAATCATGGAGGAATAAATCATGGCCGTGA
- a CDS encoding beta-ketoacyl-[acyl-carrier-protein] synthase family protein, which produces MTMSARVGAPVVTGMGCISSLGESVPAFWQALLQGESGIKEIKEFPRQALRNSLAGVVRSSPELLERAARDGIKSRIQLFAAAALDEALKDVRINLRAIGSWQGKVALVVGTSLGMSLVMPALVPDETLAALDGENDANPSLASLTRFFEDRYGLPGAVSMVSTACASATHAIALACDMIRHGGYDIVIAGGADSLDRMKYLGHTALSTLTTGLPKPFSRARDGALFGEGAGFLVLERPGRAGAPKPYAICLGAGYNNDNYHITAPDPTGSGAAMAMAAAVADAGLRPADIGHVNLHGSGTALSDNAEYLALSSVFGDRVTALPVTSIKAAVGHAMGASGALECVATVMTLREQIVPFTLNVLPDEVAFEMDLVVEKPRFLNGVNYAVSNSFGFGGANGVVVIGRLAA; this is translated from the coding sequence ATGACCATGAGTGCCAGAGTGGGAGCGCCTGTTGTGACCGGAATGGGATGCATCTCTTCCTTGGGGGAGAGTGTCCCCGCATTCTGGCAGGCTTTGCTGCAGGGAGAGAGTGGTATTAAAGAGATCAAGGAGTTTCCCCGACAGGCCTTGCGCAATTCTCTCGCCGGGGTAGTTCGCTCCTCCCCTGAGTTATTGGAACGGGCGGCCCGGGACGGGATCAAGTCGCGGATACAGCTCTTCGCCGCAGCCGCCTTGGACGAGGCACTGAAGGATGTGCGGATCAATCTCAGGGCCATAGGGTCTTGGCAGGGCAAAGTCGCGTTGGTGGTTGGCACTTCCCTTGGCATGTCCCTGGTGATGCCGGCGCTGGTTCCTGACGAGACATTGGCGGCGCTCGATGGGGAGAACGACGCCAACCCCAGCTTGGCCAGCCTGACCCGTTTTTTCGAGGATCGCTATGGCTTGCCGGGGGCGGTGTCGATGGTATCCACGGCCTGTGCCTCGGCCACCCATGCTATCGCCTTGGCCTGCGACATGATCCGCCACGGCGGCTATGACATTGTGATCGCCGGTGGCGCTGATAGCCTGGATCGGATGAAGTATCTGGGTCACACCGCGTTGTCGACCCTAACGACCGGACTTCCTAAACCCTTCTCCCGTGCCCGAGACGGCGCCTTGTTCGGTGAAGGGGCGGGATTCTTAGTCCTCGAGCGGCCGGGCCGGGCCGGCGCACCCAAGCCCTACGCGATCTGCCTGGGGGCCGGGTACAACAACGACAATTACCACATCACGGCACCGGACCCGACAGGGTCGGGGGCTGCCATGGCAATGGCGGCGGCGGTGGCCGATGCCGGTCTGCGACCGGCGGATATTGGCCACGTCAATCTGCATGGATCCGGAACGGCACTGAGCGACAACGCGGAATATTTGGCTCTCAGCAGTGTGTTTGGCGACAGGGTGACCGCTTTGCCCGTTACTTCCATTAAGGCGGCGGTGGGCCATGCTATGGGCGCGTCTGGGGCGCTGGAATGCGTTGCTACCGTCATGACGTTGCGGGAGCAGATCGTCCCCTTTACCCTTAATGTCTTGCCGGATGAGGTGGCGTTCGAGATGGACTTGGTGGTGGAAAAGCCGCGCTTCTTGAATGGCGTGAATTATGCGGTCAGCAATTCGTTCGGATTCGGTGGTGCCAACGGTGTGGTGGTGATAGGCAGGTTGGCGGCTTAA
- a CDS encoding phosphopantetheine-binding protein, whose translation MGKQEIIDRIKSMLVEDLFLADSADEISGSAELGADLGMDSVGFVELATLVAEVFEIKVADVDIGEGHFISVDRLTEFVASRLQQRFK comes from the coding sequence ATGGGAAAACAGGAAATCATCGATCGTATCAAGAGCATGCTTGTCGAGGATCTTTTCTTGGCAGATTCGGCAGACGAGATTTCGGGCAGCGCAGAATTAGGCGCTGACTTGGGCATGGATTCCGTCGGCTTTGTGGAACTGGCCACGCTGGTGGCCGAGGTCTTCGAAATCAAAGTCGCCGATGTCGACATCGGCGAGGGCCATTTCATCAGTGTGGACAGGCTGACTGAATTCGTCGCATCGCGTCTGCAGCAGAGGTTTAAATAG
- a CDS encoding acyl--CoA ligase: MTFLHQACLRRDRNENIALHLLGEFTTLSFGALDAASLTLSLHLQAAGIGKGARIAAFVGLSEEFFVALLAVSRCGAALSPIDISLRGISLSSLMERLRPAAVITTEANGQRVFDVLGERFPVFVFSDRRSRDGEVALWGDWRQGTERMQWMLPFTIPDRASALHMPPESTPDDDLLLMPTSGSTGNTKFVRLSHRAILFNTRAHVASFGIAGPFKALQILDVSYSYGLIASALGALVAGGSLVLPAHNTARSIREAIDTARPEVCLGSPALFEWLIDNCPEEERVALRHLRKIGIGGDRCRYPLREKIRAVFPEAEVFVTYGATEVGPRVSTLPAGQLLLRPDSVGLPLQGIAIEVVDPEGQPCPPGEAGLLRVRTPSRMNGYLFDDTPLESDDWLTVQDLASLDEAGYLTIQGRLDRRIKHRGRLINLVQIEKVIECFAGVVIAQVEPVGNDEDHLRAMVFYRAGEASGFERQLVAHCRRNLPARLVPAEIVLSLADGRYFFKRKPLPLSDSPNLLGELK; the protein is encoded by the coding sequence ATGACATTTCTTCATCAGGCATGTCTACGGCGCGACCGTAATGAGAACATTGCATTGCACCTGCTCGGCGAGTTCACGACTCTTAGTTTCGGAGCATTGGATGCCGCCAGTCTGACCCTATCTCTGCATTTGCAAGCGGCAGGGATAGGCAAGGGAGCCCGCATCGCCGCGTTCGTCGGTCTCTCCGAAGAGTTTTTCGTCGCATTGCTTGCCGTTTCCCGCTGCGGTGCGGCTTTATCTCCAATCGATATCAGCTTGCGAGGCATTTCCCTTTCCTCGCTGATGGAACGCTTGCGGCCCGCCGCGGTGATCACCACGGAAGCAAATGGCCAGCGTGTTTTCGATGTCTTGGGCGAACGCTTTCCGGTGTTTGTGTTTTCGGATCGGCGTTCCCGCGACGGGGAAGTTGCGCTATGGGGAGATTGGCGGCAAGGAACGGAACGTATGCAATGGATGCTGCCGTTCACCATCCCCGATCGGGCGTCCGCATTACACATGCCACCGGAAAGCACACCGGACGACGACTTGCTACTGATGCCCACCTCCGGTAGCACCGGCAACACGAAATTTGTCCGTCTCAGCCATCGTGCTATCCTTTTTAATACCCGCGCACATGTCGCCAGCTTTGGCATTGCTGGGCCGTTCAAGGCGTTGCAGATTCTCGATGTCAGCTACAGCTACGGGCTGATCGCCTCGGCGTTGGGAGCTCTAGTGGCTGGGGGCAGTTTGGTGCTTCCAGCCCATAACACCGCCCGCAGCATCCGAGAAGCCATCGATACCGCCAGGCCGGAGGTCTGTTTGGGAAGTCCGGCCCTGTTCGAATGGCTTATCGACAATTGCCCGGAGGAGGAACGGGTCGCGTTGCGCCACTTACGTAAGATCGGCATTGGTGGTGACCGTTGTCGCTACCCCCTGCGGGAAAAGATCCGCGCCGTATTCCCCGAGGCAGAGGTATTCGTTACCTACGGCGCCACCGAGGTAGGGCCAAGGGTGTCCACCTTGCCTGCCGGGCAATTGCTGTTGCGTCCCGACTCGGTGGGTTTGCCCTTGCAAGGCATAGCCATCGAGGTGGTGGATCCAGAGGGGCAGCCCTGCCCTCCCGGCGAGGCGGGCCTGCTACGGGTGCGTACGCCCTCGCGCATGAACGGCTATCTCTTCGACGACACACCGTTGGAGTCGGACGACTGGCTAACCGTGCAGGATTTGGCCAGCTTAGATGAGGCCGGCTACTTGACCATACAGGGGCGGTTGGACCGTCGGATCAAGCATCGGGGCCGGCTTATCAACTTGGTGCAGATTGAGAAGGTTATAGAATGCTTTGCCGGCGTTGTCATTGCACAGGTGGAGCCGGTGGGCAACGACGAGGACCATCTACGGGCAATGGTATTTTATCGCGCTGGCGAAGCCTCCGGCTTCGAGCGTCAGTTGGTTGCCCACTGCCGTCGCAATCTGCCAGCCCGATTGGTGCCAGCGGAAATTGTGCTGTCGCTGGCGGATGGAAGGTATTTTTTCAAGAGGAAACCGCTCCCACTGAGCGATAGTCCGAACTTACTTGGTGAACTAAAATAG
- a CDS encoding AMP-binding protein translates to MKLFRMSVGSLLDEVTTTYPEKEALVDISNSKRLSYKQFLRLTNQLAKGLLKLGFEKGEHLALWAPNNFEWIITQFAVAKIGGILISIDTNVQVQELEYILKQSDSTYLVLAEGLKGSEYIDAIHRLCPEVSVSIPGQINSSKLPELRNIILTSDCSSPGMFNWNNILEAGTDVPDTLLSERQLCSSEDDVVTILYTSGTTGAPKGVKSTHFGIMNATLASAENQRLTEKDRLCLSVPLFHMFGCICVTLAAVIKGATLVIPSNTFDTGRILEAIEKEKCTAIYGSPGAFIALMEDPRYKNSNLISLRTGIMGGAQCPMEVMKRIVEEMGVREIMIGYGQTEASSWLTMTRPEDPLELRVSTIGKPLPGVEVKIIDQVSGREANIGTIGEICGRGFNMKGYYKMPAATANAIDAEGWLHTGDLGTMDNLSYFRISGRMKEVINKGGETIYPTEIEEILFSHPKILNAQVIGVPDRKMGEEVAAWIIPEEGSTVTEEEIGRYCRDKLPASHLPRYVKFVKDFPVTPLGKVQKFKMREIAIKEYGLE, encoded by the coding sequence ATGAAGTTGTTCAGAATGTCGGTGGGAAGCCTTTTGGATGAGGTGACTACAACATATCCAGAAAAAGAAGCTCTGGTTGATATTTCTAATAGCAAGAGACTTTCCTACAAGCAGTTTCTGAGACTAACAAATCAGCTAGCCAAAGGGCTTTTGAAACTTGGCTTTGAGAAAGGAGAGCACCTGGCCCTCTGGGCGCCTAACAACTTCGAATGGATCATCACCCAATTCGCGGTAGCCAAGATTGGAGGGATTCTTATCAGCATAGATACCAATGTTCAGGTTCAGGAGCTTGAGTATATCCTGAAACAATCCGACTCAACATACCTTGTTCTGGCTGAGGGTTTAAAGGGATCCGAATATATAGACGCGATACATCGTCTCTGCCCAGAGGTCTCCGTTTCAATCCCCGGACAAATTAACTCTTCAAAACTGCCAGAGCTTAGAAACATTATCTTAACATCCGACTGCTCCTCTCCGGGTATGTTCAACTGGAATAATATCTTGGAAGCAGGGACCGATGTTCCCGACACTTTGCTTTCTGAAAGGCAACTTTGTTCCAGTGAAGACGACGTGGTCACCATTCTCTACACCTCCGGGACAACAGGAGCCCCCAAAGGAGTGAAGTCGACCCACTTCGGAATTATGAATGCCACCTTAGCAAGTGCTGAAAATCAGAGGTTGACCGAAAAAGATAGACTTTGCCTATCCGTTCCTCTTTTCCATATGTTCGGTTGTATCTGTGTAACCTTGGCAGCAGTGATCAAAGGGGCAACCCTTGTCATCCCATCCAACACCTTCGATACAGGAAGGATTCTTGAAGCGATCGAGAAGGAAAAATGCACAGCAATCTACGGATCTCCAGGTGCATTCATTGCTCTGATGGAGGACCCGAGATATAAAAACTCTAATCTAATATCTCTTCGCACGGGAATTATGGGAGGAGCCCAGTGTCCTATGGAGGTGATGAAGAGGATCGTAGAAGAGATGGGTGTAAGAGAGATCATGATTGGATATGGACAGACTGAAGCTTCTTCTTGGCTCACAATGACACGTCCCGAGGATCCACTCGAGTTGAGAGTCTCCACCATAGGTAAGCCTCTTCCCGGGGTGGAGGTTAAGATCATCGACCAGGTTTCTGGTAGGGAAGCCAATATAGGCACCATCGGTGAAATCTGTGGAAGGGGCTTTAATATGAAAGGATATTACAAGATGCCTGCTGCGACTGCAAATGCCATTGATGCTGAAGGATGGCTTCATACCGGCGATCTTGGCACCATGGATAATCTGAGTTATTTTCGAATTTCAGGACGTATGAAAGAGGTGATTAACAAGGGAGGTGAAACCATTTATCCCACGGAGATCGAAGAAATTCTATTTAGCCATCCGAAGATATTGAACGCCCAAGTCATCGGGGTTCCCGACAGGAAGATGGGGGAGGAAGTGGCCGCATGGATCATACCAGAGGAAGGAAGCACCGTCACTGAAGAAGAAATCGGCCGGTATTGCAGGGATAAGCTCCCCGCCTCTCATCTTCCCCGGTACGTGAAATTTGTCAAAGATTTTCCGGTAACGCCTTTGGGAAAGGTCCAAAAATTCAAAATGCGTGAGATAGCAATCAAGGAGTACGGGTTAGAGTAG